The following coding sequences lie in one Delphinus delphis chromosome 9, mDelDel1.2, whole genome shotgun sequence genomic window:
- the STEAP1 gene encoding STEAP1 protein, with amino-acid sequence MESRQDITNQEELWKMKSRRNREEDGYLNKDSRETSAPKGPVLLHLHQTTHCDEFDCPPELQHEQELFPKWRLPIKVAAIVSSLTFLYTLLREIIHPFVTSHQQYFYKIPILVINKVLPMVSITLLALVYLPGVIAAVVQLHNGTKYKKFPHWLDRWMVTRKQFGLLSFFFAVLHAVYSLSYPMRRSYRYKLLNWAYQQVQQNKEDAWIEHDVWRMEIYVSLGIVTLAILALLAVTSIPSVSDSLTWREFHYIQSKLGIVSLLLGTIHALVFAWNKWVDIKQFVWYTPPNFMIAVFLPTVVLICKAILLLPCLRKKILKIRHGWEDVTNINKTKMSSQL; translated from the exons ATGGAGAGCAGACAAGACATCACAAACCAAGAAGAACTTTGGAAAATGAAGTCCAGGAGAAATCGAGAAGAAGATGGTTATttg aATAAGGATTCAAGAGAGACCAGTGCACCGAAAGGACCTGTGCTTTTGCACTTGCACCAAACAACCCATTGTGATGAATTTGATTGCCCCCCAGAGCTTCAGCACGAACAGGAACTCTTTCCAAAGTGGCGTTTACCAATTAAAGTCGCTGCTATCGTATCATCTCTGACTTTTCTTTACACTCTTCTGAGGGAAATAATTCACCCTTTTGTAACTTCCCATCAacagtatttttataaaattccaaTCCTGGTCATCAACAAAGTCTTGCCAATGGTTTCCATCACCCTCTTGGCACTGGTTTATTTGCCAGGTGTGATAGCAGCAGTTGTACAGCTTCATAATGGAACCAAGTATAAGAAATTTCCACATTGGTTGGATAGGTGGATGGTAACAAGAAAGCAATTTGGtcttctcagtttcttttttgctGTACTGCATGCAGTTTACAGCTTATCCTATCCAATGAGACGATCCTACAGATACAAGTTGCTAAACTGGGCATATCAACAG GTCCAACAAAATAAAGAAGATGCCTGGATCGAGCATGACGTTTGGAGAATGGAAATTTATGTGTCTCTAGGAATTGTGACACTTGCAATACTGGCTCTGTTGGCTGTGACATCTATTCCATCTGTGAGCGACTCTTTGACATGGAGAGAATTTCACTATATTCag agcAAACTAGGAATTGTTTCCCTTCTGCTGGGCACAATACATGCATTGGTTTTTGCCTGGAATAAATGGGTAGATATAAAACAATTTGTATGGTATACACCTCCAAATTTTATGATAGCTGTTTTCCTTCCAACTGTTGTCCTGATATGCAAAGCCATACTACTCCTGCCATGCTTGAGAAAGAAGATACTGAAGATTAGACACGGTTGGGAGGATGTCACCAACATTAACAAAACTAAGATGTCTTCCCAGTTGTAG